A genomic window from Lycium barbarum isolate Lr01 chromosome 4, ASM1917538v2, whole genome shotgun sequence includes:
- the LOC132636341 gene encoding ATP synthase gamma chain, chloroplastic-like, whose protein sequence is MASSSSLSFTSQLIKSPISYKNPTYQSSKQPLPSIHCGIRELRERITSVKNTQKLTEAMKLVAAAKIRKAQESVINTRPFNENLVDMCYNITQQLQLEDVEIPLTEKRPVKKVALVVITGERGLCGGFNNAIIKKAETRIAELINLGVEYTLIGVGKKGNSYFRRRKGEFVERYVEGESFPTVKEAQVIADDVFSLFISEEVDKVEVLYTKFVSLIKSDPVIHSLLPLSTKGEVFDVNGKSVDVDEDEFFKLTTKGGKLVVERDHLRVKKGAFLQNMEFEQDPAQILDAMMPLYLNSQILRALQESFASELAARMNAMSSATDNAVELKRNLSVAYNRERQAKITGEILEIVAGAEALT, encoded by the coding sequence atggcttcttcttcttcactCTCTTTCACTTCTCAACTCATCAAATCTCCCATTTCCTACAAAAACCCGACTTACCAATCATCCAAACAGCCCCTCCCCTCAATTCACTGCGGTATTCGTGAACTAAGAGAAAGAATCACCTCAGTAAAAAACACCCAAAAACTTACAGAAGCAATGAAATTAGTAGCAGCAGCCAAGATTAGAAAAGCCCAAGAATCAGTCATTAACACTAGACCATTTAATGAAAACTTAGTTGATATGTGTTATAACATAACACAACAACTTCAATTAGAAGATGTAGAAATACCCTTAACTGAAAAAAGACCAGTAAAGAAAGTTGCCCTTGTTGTTATTACTGGTGAAAGAGGTCTTTGTGGGGGTTTTAATAATGCAATCATCAAGAAAGCTGAAACCCGAATAGCGGAGTTGATTAATCTTGGTGTTGAGTATACTTTGATCGGTGTTGGTAAAAAGGGTAATTCTTATTTTCGTCGTAGGAAAGGTGAATTTGTTGAAAGGTATGTTGAAGGAGAGAGTTTTCCTACAGTAAAAGAAGCTCAGGTTATAGCTGATGATGTTTTTTCACTGTTTATAAGTGAAGAAGTTGATAAAGTTGAGGTTTTGTATACTAAATTTGTATCGTTGATTAAATCCGATCCGGTGATACATAGTTTGTTACCATTGTCGACGAAAGGAGAGGTTTTCGATGTGAATGGGAAGAGTGTTGATGTAGATGAAGATGAGTTCTTTAAGTTGACTACTAAAGGAGGGAAATTGGTTGTGGAGAGGGATCATTTGAGGGTTAAAAAGGGGGCTTTTTTGCAAAATATGGAGTTTGAGCAAGACCCTGCTCAGATTCTTGATGCAATGATGCCTCTTTATTTGAATAGCCAGATTTTGAGGGCACTTCAAGAGTCATTTGCAAGTGAACTTGCAGCTAGGATGAATGCTATGAGTAGTGCCACGGATAATGCGGTTGAGTTGAAGAGGAATCTTTCGGTTGCTTATAATCGGGAAAGGCAGGCGAAGATCACTGGTGAGATATTGGAGATTGTTGCTGGAGCGGAGGCACTTACGTAG